The following proteins are co-located in the Micromonospora viridifaciens genome:
- a CDS encoding L-dopachrome tautomerase-related protein has protein sequence MTALFGDEPVGELELVHAFSGPMPTGVSVSHTGRIFVSFPKWGDDVRATLVELCEGREVPFPDPAWNSASGNDDAGAFVSVQSVVVDPADRLWVVDAASPMFQPTQPGGPKLVRIDLDGDSVGQVITFPTDVALPSTYLNDVRFDLRRGDAGIAYLTDSSDSGPNGIIVVDLATGASWRRLHDHPSTRAEPLHSYRPIVEGRPFLQRPADGPPKPVAMGSDGIAISADGARLYYCPLASRRWYSVSTDALAERTLTEADVAATVVDEGDKGGGSDGLETDDAGRFYLTSYEHNAVLRRRPDGEFETLVHDPRLLWPDTMSIATDGHLYVTANQLHRQPTYQRGQDLRHRPYALFRTRIDAGPVLLRP, from the coding sequence ATGACGGCCTTGTTCGGCGACGAGCCGGTCGGTGAGCTGGAACTGGTGCACGCCTTCAGCGGACCGATGCCGACCGGCGTGAGCGTCTCCCACACCGGCCGGATCTTCGTCAGCTTCCCGAAGTGGGGCGACGACGTGCGGGCCACGCTGGTCGAGCTGTGCGAGGGCCGCGAGGTGCCGTTTCCCGACCCGGCGTGGAACAGCGCGTCGGGCAACGACGACGCGGGCGCGTTCGTGTCGGTGCAGTCCGTCGTGGTCGACCCGGCCGACCGCCTGTGGGTCGTGGACGCCGCCAGCCCGATGTTCCAGCCGACGCAGCCGGGCGGGCCGAAGCTGGTCCGCATCGACCTGGACGGCGACAGTGTCGGCCAGGTGATCACCTTTCCCACTGACGTGGCCCTGCCGTCGACGTACCTCAACGACGTACGGTTCGACCTGCGCCGCGGCGACGCGGGGATCGCCTACCTCACCGACTCGTCGGACTCCGGCCCGAACGGGATCATCGTGGTGGACCTGGCCACCGGCGCGTCCTGGCGGCGGCTGCACGATCACCCCAGCACCAGGGCCGAGCCCTTGCACAGCTACCGGCCGATCGTGGAGGGCCGGCCGTTCCTGCAACGGCCGGCCGACGGGCCACCGAAGCCGGTGGCGATGGGCTCGGACGGGATCGCCATCTCCGCGGACGGCGCCCGGCTCTACTACTGCCCCCTCGCCTCCCGCCGCTGGTACAGCGTCTCCACCGACGCGCTGGCCGAACGTACGCTGACCGAGGCCGACGTGGCCGCCACGGTGGTGGACGAGGGCGACAAGGGTGGCGGCTCCGACGGCCTGGAGACCGACGACGCGGGCCGGTTCTACCTCACCTCCTACGAGCACAACGCCGTGCTGCGCCGCCGGCCGGACGGTGAATTCGAGACGCTGGTGCACGACCCCCGGCTGCTGTGGCCCGACACCATGTCCATCGCCACCGACGGGCACCTCTACGTCACCGCGAACCAGCTGCACCGGCAGCCCACCTACCAGCGCGGCCAGGATCTCCGGCACAGACCGTACGCGCTCTTCCGCACGCGCATCGACGCCGGCCCGGTGCTGCTCCGCCCCTGA
- a CDS encoding YcnI family protein yields MRAAGPTGTAMWIEEPLLMRARLVARLMAAAVAGVFAAATIGVGVASAHVTVNPREAAQGGYAKLAFRVPNERDDAGTTKLEVALPTAAPLASVSVRPMAGWTVQVEKTKLATPIEMHGSQVTEAPSKITWTAESDASAIKPGQFQEFEISVGPLPEADMMIFKALQTYSSGEIVRWIEEPSGDGAEVDRPAPVLKLAKAPAEGTAATPAGSNNIATAGSGTTDDSEDGRTVWALTFGIAGLTVRGAGRRSTAAGL; encoded by the coding sequence GTGCGAGCGGCGGGGCCGACTGGCACGGCGATGTGGATAGAGGAGCCTCTGTTGATGCGTGCACGATTGGTGGCCAGGCTGATGGCCGCGGCCGTGGCCGGCGTGTTTGCCGCTGCGACCATCGGAGTCGGAGTGGCGTCTGCGCATGTCACCGTCAACCCGCGTGAGGCAGCCCAGGGCGGGTACGCCAAGCTCGCCTTCCGGGTGCCGAACGAGCGGGACGATGCCGGCACGACCAAGCTGGAAGTCGCGTTGCCGACGGCTGCGCCGTTGGCCTCGGTGTCGGTGCGGCCGATGGCGGGATGGACGGTGCAGGTCGAGAAGACCAAGCTCGCCACGCCGATCGAGATGCACGGCAGCCAGGTGACCGAGGCACCCTCGAAGATCACGTGGACGGCCGAAAGTGACGCGAGCGCGATCAAACCGGGTCAGTTCCAGGAGTTCGAGATCTCCGTGGGCCCGCTGCCCGAAGCCGACATGATGATCTTCAAAGCGCTGCAGACCTACTCCAGCGGCGAGATCGTCCGCTGGATCGAGGAGCCCAGCGGTGACGGCGCCGAGGTCGACCGCCCGGCTCCGGTGCTCAAGCTCGCCAAGGCCCCGGCCGAGGGCACCGCCGCCACGCCGGCCGGCTCGAACAACATCGCCACGGCCGGTTCCGGCACCACCGACGACAGCGAGGACGGCCGTACGGTGTGGGCCCTCACCTTCGGCATCGCCGGACTGACCGTCCGAGGAGCCGGCCGTCGGTCAACGGCGGCCGGCCTCTAG
- a CDS encoding SAM-dependent methyltransferase has product MRRGDETAADQHQPAPAEIDAAVPHSARIYDYWLGGKDNFAADRAVAEALATAIPTIRAMAAENRHFVHRVARYLVGQAGVRQFLDIGTGIPTRPNLHEVAQQIAPETRVVYVDNDPIVLVHARALMISTEQGRSEYIHADLREPEKILQDPALTGTLDLDQPVALTLIAILMLLADSDDPWGKIRVLMDALPSGSYVAVTHPTGDFDPEAMAAAVASAAQGGMTLVPRSRAEVARFFDGWELIEPGLVPVMAWQPDNPPSDPHAAYYWAGVARKP; this is encoded by the coding sequence GTGCGGCGAGGTGACGAGACGGCGGCGGATCAGCACCAGCCGGCACCGGCGGAGATCGATGCCGCTGTGCCGCACTCGGCCCGGATCTACGACTACTGGCTCGGCGGGAAGGACAACTTCGCCGCCGACCGCGCGGTGGCGGAGGCGCTGGCCACGGCGATCCCCACGATCCGGGCCATGGCCGCCGAGAACCGTCACTTCGTGCACCGCGTGGCGCGCTACCTGGTCGGGCAGGCGGGTGTACGCCAGTTCCTCGACATCGGCACCGGCATCCCGACGCGGCCGAACCTGCACGAGGTCGCCCAGCAGATCGCCCCCGAAACCCGGGTGGTCTACGTCGACAACGACCCGATCGTGCTGGTTCACGCGCGGGCCCTGATGATCAGCACCGAGCAGGGGCGCAGCGAGTACATCCACGCCGACCTGCGTGAGCCGGAGAAGATCCTTCAGGACCCGGCACTGACCGGCACCCTCGACCTCGACCAGCCGGTCGCCCTGACCCTGATCGCGATCCTGATGCTGCTCGCCGACAGCGACGACCCGTGGGGCAAGATCCGGGTGCTGATGGACGCCCTGCCCTCGGGCAGCTACGTGGCCGTCACTCACCCCACCGGAGACTTCGACCCGGAGGCGATGGCGGCCGCGGTCGCCTCGGCCGCACAGGGCGGCATGACGCTCGTGCCCAGGAGCCGGGCCGAGGTGGCGCGCTTCTTCGACGGTTGGGAGCTGATCGAGCCCGGGCTCGTGCCCGTGATGGCCTGGCAGCCCGACAACCCCCCGAGCGACCCGCACGCCGCCTACTACTGGGCCGGAGTCGCCCGGAAGCCCTAG
- a CDS encoding NADH-quinone oxidoreductase subunit A — protein sequence MALVAALVVAGLYLAHRALAIASPPLESLPFQSGWRPEEHALSRYHVRWYLATLIFLAFDVEMLFMYPWSVVVGRLGGAAIVEMFVFLGGVFVAVCWAWREGALRWV from the coding sequence ATGGCGCTGGTGGCCGCGCTCGTCGTCGCTGGCCTGTACCTGGCCCACCGGGCGCTGGCGATCGCCTCCCCGCCCCTGGAGAGCCTGCCCTTTCAGTCCGGATGGCGGCCCGAGGAGCACGCGCTGTCGCGCTACCACGTCCGGTGGTACCTGGCGACGCTGATCTTCCTCGCCTTCGACGTGGAGATGCTCTTCATGTACCCGTGGTCGGTGGTGGTCGGCCGGCTGGGGGGCGCGGCGATCGTGGAGATGTTCGTCTTCCTCGGCGGGGTCTTCGTGGCGGTGTGCTGGGCCTGGCGGGAGGGCGCTCTGCGGTGGGTCTGA
- a CDS encoding complex I subunit 1 family protein, which yields MSDPAVTVVPAGWAVAAAGLLGLLAVAAAVLDGFLAARATGAGPRGLSQPFGEVARLMRQRRRVTVAADRLLWRVGGAGLLVMALLIITVVPLDDWTLFDLDVGVVWFNAMDVLAWALVWLTGWGANSTHALIGGYRFLAHGLAYELPLMFALVAPAVGASSLNVGTIAAAQRGLWFVVWMPVAFVVFCTGALAIALWGPFSPAVGADVAGGVTVELSGVDRLLFLGGRYALLAAGAGFAVPMFLGGGAGPLLPGWAWVLVKTFALLSVFVWLRRRLPAARPDSFLEAGWLVLLPAVLVQDLAVAVVAGGGG from the coding sequence ATGTCTGATCCCGCGGTCACCGTGGTCCCCGCCGGGTGGGCGGTGGCCGCCGCCGGGCTCCTCGGACTGCTGGCGGTCGCCGCCGCCGTGCTCGACGGCTTCCTGGCCGCCCGGGCAACCGGAGCCGGTCCACGCGGCCTGAGTCAGCCGTTCGGGGAGGTGGCGCGGCTGATGCGGCAGCGGCGGCGGGTCACGGTCGCGGCGGACCGGCTGTTGTGGCGGGTCGGCGGGGCCGGCCTGCTGGTGATGGCGCTGCTGATCATCACGGTGGTGCCGCTCGATGACTGGACCCTGTTCGACCTCGACGTCGGGGTGGTCTGGTTCAACGCTATGGACGTGCTGGCGTGGGCGCTCGTGTGGCTGACCGGTTGGGGTGCCAACTCGACGCACGCACTGATCGGCGGCTACCGGTTCCTCGCCCACGGGCTGGCGTACGAACTGCCGCTGATGTTCGCGCTGGTGGCGCCCGCCGTCGGCGCGTCGAGTCTGAACGTCGGGACGATCGCCGCTGCCCAACGGGGCCTGTGGTTCGTGGTCTGGATGCCGGTGGCCTTCGTCGTCTTCTGCACGGGGGCCCTGGCGATCGCGCTGTGGGGGCCGTTCTCCCCGGCCGTCGGGGCCGACGTGGCCGGTGGGGTGACCGTCGAACTGTCGGGGGTCGACCGGTTGCTGTTCCTGGGCGGCCGGTACGCGCTGCTCGCCGCCGGGGCGGGGTTCGCGGTGCCGATGTTCCTCGGCGGCGGCGCCGGCCCCCTGCTGCCCGGCTGGGCCTGGGTGCTGGTCAAGACGTTCGCCCTGTTGAGCGTGTTCGTGTGGCTGCGCCGCCGGCTGCCCGCGGCCCGGCCGGACTCGTTCCTGGAGGCCGGGTGGCTGGTGCTGCTTCCCGCGGTGCTGGTGCAGGACCTGGCCGTCGCGGTCGTGGCCGGGGGAGGGGGTTGA
- a CDS encoding NADH-quinone oxidoreductase subunit J: MVTHVVFGALAVVAVLAGAAVFIVDSMARASYSLAMSFVAVGLQVLLMRQNYVGVVTILMMVMEMAVMAVYMVMFMGMNPALMPMSMVHDNRVALAVSGGVFVLLAAGVLLVPWPARRGSPPADVTSALGDELMGPKMLVMSAVGVVMAVTVVAGVVLAAHRTRYDRYGDDLRRRPADDPQPGGVGR; encoded by the coding sequence TTGGTCACCCACGTCGTGTTCGGGGCCCTCGCCGTCGTCGCCGTGCTCGCCGGCGCCGCCGTGTTCATCGTCGACTCGATGGCCCGGGCCAGCTACTCCCTCGCCATGTCCTTCGTCGCCGTCGGTCTGCAGGTGCTGCTGATGCGGCAGAACTACGTCGGTGTGGTGACGATCCTGATGATGGTCATGGAGATGGCCGTCATGGCCGTCTACATGGTCATGTTCATGGGCATGAACCCGGCCCTGATGCCGATGAGCATGGTGCACGACAACCGCGTCGCCCTGGCCGTGTCGGGCGGGGTGTTCGTGCTGCTGGCCGCCGGGGTGCTGCTCGTGCCGTGGCCCGCCCGGCGCGGTAGCCCGCCCGCGGACGTCACGAGCGCGTTGGGCGACGAGCTGATGGGCCCCAAGATGCTCGTCATGTCGGCCGTTGGCGTGGTCATGGCGGTCACCGTCGTCGCCGGCGTCGTGCTGGCCGCCCACCGGACCCGCTACGACCGGTACGGCGACGACCTGCGCCGCCGGCCGGCCGACGACCCGCAGCCGGGCGGTGTCGGCCGGTGA
- the nuoK gene encoding NADH-quinone oxidoreductase subunit NuoK — protein sequence MTLQTVLLVAAALFSVGLYGALSQQVVVMVMMGLELMLNGLILAAAAFWWYLAPDPSGQVLLLVVIVAMTVEMAVGFAVATHLHRVRRTDLTDLAADLSG from the coding sequence GTGACCCTGCAGACCGTGCTGCTGGTCGCGGCGGCGCTGTTCAGCGTCGGCCTCTACGGTGCGCTGTCCCAGCAGGTGGTGGTCATGGTGATGATGGGGCTGGAGCTGATGCTCAACGGCCTCATCCTGGCCGCCGCCGCCTTCTGGTGGTACCTCGCCCCGGATCCGTCCGGGCAGGTGCTGCTGCTGGTCGTCATCGTCGCGATGACCGTGGAGATGGCGGTCGGCTTCGCCGTGGCCACCCATCTGCACCGGGTGCGTCGCACCGACCTGACCGACCTGGCCGCGGACCTGTCCGGATGA
- a CDS encoding proton-conducting transporter transmembrane domain-containing protein — translation MSQLAQAALWSLVTGPAGAGIGLATTRRAEPIAVPLSLAVAAASVVASIVVAVARPSVSVPFLAGVDFALTVDGLAALLTPMLAGVTLLVLAAATGEIRRSRARFHGLMLLFAASAALTVTAATLPTLLFAWEIMGAASYALIGFWWRAEDRVSAGLSAFLTTRAADLGLYVAAGAALAGGAGLALADLPHSSPGWRHVIAAGILVAALGKAAQLPFSFWLSRAMAGPSPVSALLHSAAMVALGGYLLLRVRPLLAATGWAAPLAMWAGALTALLLGAVALAQRDVKQLLAASTSAQLGFVVLAAGADAVAGGAAQLVAHAATKALLFLAAGTWLAALGTTRLAGLRGVAARWRSVGWSATAGALALAGIPPLSLWATKDAVLTRVFAESPALYAVGLVASALSAAYAGKLLVVIWSRAPAGRHGAGGSYRREGGTAGGTYRREGGTAGGTYRREGGTAGGTYRREGGTAGGTYRREPDSAGVSGARQASLVLLAVGAAAAGLLVLPPVGAVVARAVGQPGELPVPRAELAISAVLALAVVVLVTRRPAPEPRWALRWLGLEAAARVLFVRPTLRCAEALARFDDQVLDRGVGLVSAGSLRLARWAGLIDDRWVDASVERLAAGARRLGRLARRPQTGRLHQYYLQAVIVLLVAVVVLVVWG, via the coding sequence ATGAGCCAGCTCGCGCAGGCGGCGCTGTGGTCGCTGGTGACCGGTCCGGCCGGGGCGGGCATCGGGCTGGCCACGACCCGACGGGCGGAGCCGATCGCCGTGCCGCTCTCGCTCGCGGTCGCCGCAGCCTCCGTGGTCGCGTCGATCGTGGTCGCGGTGGCCCGGCCCAGCGTGTCGGTGCCGTTCCTGGCCGGTGTCGACTTCGCGCTCACCGTCGACGGGCTCGCCGCGCTGCTCACGCCCATGCTCGCCGGGGTGACCCTGCTGGTGCTGGCCGCCGCGACCGGGGAGATCCGGCGTTCCCGGGCCCGCTTCCACGGCCTGATGCTGCTGTTCGCCGCCTCGGCCGCGCTCACCGTCACCGCGGCGACGCTGCCCACGCTGCTGTTCGCGTGGGAGATCATGGGTGCCGCCTCGTACGCGCTGATCGGGTTCTGGTGGCGGGCCGAGGACCGGGTGTCGGCCGGCCTGAGCGCGTTCCTCACCACCCGGGCGGCCGACCTGGGCCTGTACGTCGCCGCGGGAGCCGCGCTGGCCGGCGGCGCGGGCCTGGCGCTGGCCGACCTGCCGCACAGCAGCCCGGGATGGCGGCACGTCATCGCCGCCGGGATCCTCGTCGCCGCGCTCGGCAAGGCCGCGCAACTGCCGTTCTCGTTCTGGCTGTCCCGGGCCATGGCCGGCCCGAGCCCGGTCAGCGCACTCCTGCACTCGGCGGCGATGGTGGCCCTGGGCGGCTACCTGCTGCTGCGGGTGCGGCCCCTGCTCGCCGCGACCGGCTGGGCCGCTCCGCTGGCCATGTGGGCGGGGGCCCTGACCGCTCTGCTGCTCGGCGCGGTCGCCCTCGCCCAACGGGACGTCAAGCAACTGCTGGCCGCCTCCACCTCCGCGCAGCTCGGGTTCGTGGTGCTGGCCGCCGGCGCCGACGCGGTGGCCGGCGGCGCTGCCCAACTGGTCGCGCACGCCGCCACCAAGGCGCTGCTGTTCCTGGCGGCCGGCACGTGGCTGGCCGCGCTCGGCACCACCCGGCTCGCCGGGCTGCGCGGAGTCGCCGCCCGGTGGCGGTCGGTCGGCTGGTCCGCCACCGCCGGGGCGCTGGCGCTCGCCGGGATCCCGCCGCTGTCGCTGTGGGCGACCAAGGACGCTGTCCTGACCCGGGTCTTCGCAGAGTCGCCGGCGCTGTACGCGGTCGGCCTGGTGGCGTCGGCGTTGTCGGCCGCGTACGCCGGCAAGCTGCTCGTGGTCATCTGGTCGCGGGCACCCGCCGGCCGGCACGGCGCCGGCGGCAGCTACCGCCGCGAGGGCGGCACCGCCGGCGGCACGTACCGCCGCGAGGGCGGCACCGCCGGCGGCACGTACCGCCGCGAGGGCGGCACCGCCGGCGGCACGTACCGCCGCGAGGGCGGCACCGCCGGCGGCACGTACCGCCGCGAGCCCGACAGCGCCGGGGTCAGCGGCGCCCGACAGGCGTCGCTGGTGCTGCTCGCGGTGGGCGCCGCGGCCGCGGGCCTGCTGGTCCTTCCGCCGGTCGGCGCCGTGGTCGCCCGGGCCGTCGGGCAACCCGGCGAGCTCCCCGTACCCCGGGCCGAGCTCGCGATCTCGGCGGTGCTCGCCCTGGCCGTCGTCGTGCTAGTCACCCGCCGCCCGGCGCCGGAGCCGCGGTGGGCGCTGCGCTGGCTCGGGCTGGAAGCCGCCGCGCGGGTGCTGTTCGTCCGGCCCACCCTCCGCTGCGCCGAGGCCCTTGCCCGCTTCGACGACCAGGTGCTCGACCGTGGCGTCGGGCTCGTCTCCGCCGGGTCGCTGCGCCTGGCCCGGTGGGCCGGCCTGATCGACGACCGCTGGGTCGACGCCTCCGTGGAACGGCTCGCCGCCGGCGCCCGCCGGCTGGGACGGCTCGCGCGCCGGCCGCAGACCGGGCGGCTGCACCAGTACTACCTGCAGGCCGTGATCGTGCTCCTCGTGGCGGTCGTCGTTCTCGTCGTGTGGGGATGA
- a CDS encoding complex I subunit 4 family protein yields MLSLVVFLPLAAAVALAAVPRLGDTAARWTWVAVAAVDLGLIAVLWLRYETPPPGQLAFAERAAWIPGVHSSYHVGVDGLSLPLLAMTGLIYLACAVYALRDQHRPRGQAALFLFLQSVSLGLFVAADLILFFVFFDLSIVGMYFVIAGWGHGDRGRSALKFFLYTFLGSLALLLGFIGLYLAADPHTFDMAQLAAAPPLQGRPLAGGLVLAAILLGLLVKTPAVPFHTWLPPAHTDAPAVGSAVLAGVLLKMGTYGFVRIAMPMLPQAWRAWAGVVTVIGVVSVIYGALVALAQPNVKRMIAYTSVNHMGYVVLAVGVAGLVAADTVQARGVAVAGAVTQMVSHGLITGALFLLAGVLNDRARTYAARDFGGLAAPAPAFAALFAVGAFASLGLPAFSGFIAEFQIFTGSVAAAPVTAVAVLGILITAALFLRALQRVFTGETAGRSVGFTDLRARELWSVGPLLLLSLLIGVVPRPLLDVIEPAAHAVVGRLGR; encoded by the coding sequence TTGCTCAGCCTGGTCGTCTTCCTGCCGCTGGCCGCCGCCGTGGCGCTGGCCGCCGTGCCGCGTCTCGGCGACACCGCGGCGCGTTGGACGTGGGTCGCCGTGGCCGCCGTCGACCTCGGACTGATCGCCGTGCTGTGGCTGCGCTACGAGACACCGCCGCCCGGGCAGTTGGCCTTCGCCGAGCGGGCGGCCTGGATTCCCGGCGTGCACAGCAGCTACCACGTCGGGGTGGACGGCCTGTCGCTGCCCCTGTTGGCGATGACCGGCCTGATCTATCTGGCCTGCGCCGTGTACGCGCTGCGCGACCAGCATCGCCCCCGTGGCCAGGCGGCGCTGTTCCTGTTCCTGCAGAGCGTCAGCCTCGGCCTCTTCGTCGCCGCCGACCTGATCCTGTTCTTCGTCTTCTTCGACCTGTCCATCGTCGGCATGTACTTCGTCATCGCCGGCTGGGGCCACGGCGACCGGGGACGCTCCGCGCTGAAGTTCTTCCTCTACACCTTTCTCGGCTCCCTGGCGCTGCTGCTCGGCTTCATCGGCCTGTACCTCGCGGCCGATCCGCACACCTTCGACATGGCGCAACTCGCCGCCGCGCCGCCGCTGCAGGGCCGGCCCCTGGCCGGCGGACTGGTGCTCGCGGCGATCCTGCTCGGCCTGCTGGTCAAGACACCGGCCGTGCCGTTCCACACCTGGCTGCCGCCCGCGCACACGGACGCGCCCGCAGTCGGCTCGGCGGTCCTCGCGGGAGTGCTGCTGAAGATGGGCACCTACGGCTTCGTCCGCATCGCGATGCCGATGCTGCCGCAGGCCTGGCGGGCCTGGGCCGGCGTGGTGACCGTCATCGGCGTCGTGTCGGTGATCTACGGGGCGCTCGTGGCCCTGGCCCAGCCCAACGTCAAGCGCATGATCGCCTACACATCGGTCAACCACATGGGCTACGTCGTCCTCGCCGTCGGCGTCGCCGGGCTGGTCGCCGCCGACACCGTGCAGGCCCGCGGCGTGGCGGTTGCCGGCGCGGTCACCCAGATGGTCAGCCACGGCCTGATCACCGGCGCCCTGTTCCTGCTCGCCGGCGTCCTCAACGACCGCGCCCGCACGTACGCCGCGCGCGACTTCGGCGGGCTCGCCGCGCCCGCGCCGGCCTTCGCGGCGCTGTTCGCCGTGGGCGCCTTCGCCTCCCTCGGACTGCCCGCCTTCTCCGGCTTCATCGCCGAGTTCCAGATCTTCACCGGCAGCGTCGCCGCCGCACCCGTCACCGCCGTCGCGGTACTCGGCATCCTGATCACGGCGGCGCTGTTCCTCCGCGCACTGCAGCGCGTCTTCACCGGCGAGACCGCCGGCCGGTCGGTCGGCTTCACCGACCTGCGGGCCCGTGAACTGTGGTCGGTCGGCCCGCTGCTGCTGCTCTCCCTGCTGATCGGGGTCGTTCCGCGTCCGCTGCTCGACGTCATCGAACCCGCCGCGCACGCCGTCGTCGGCCGGCTCGGGCGGTGA
- a CDS encoding NADH-quinone oxidoreductase subunit N, whose amino-acid sequence MRPLLLLPELLLAAGALTALIGGSFVPRHRQWLLRILTAVLLVTTIVAAALPLRAPAATAFADSYVVDPATAVARILAASGTLLVLAVAADEIAGSARESDTYALLLFATTGAVLLAGATDLLVLAVGSLLTSIPLYALIGLARTPRGAEAAMKTYLLGALFGILLLIGVTVLSGLTGGTTYGELTDRLAGAPRAVVTVAAIAVIIGLMFEAGGVPGHFWLPDAAQAANATAATFLTTVPKIGALVAIYRLAGVLPASSSWPALVAALAVASMTLGNLAAYWQPDPRRLLGWSTVSQVGFLLVPVVAAGRSDLALPSLLVYLTGYTVTNIAAFAVSAALPRRRRLADWHGVATGRPWLAAALVVALLGLVGTPPTAVFVGKLTTATAAWDAGYAWLAAVVFVNTAISLFYYLRWVAATWRSRRSTVPASGEAAPPDEGAERPWSGRLAVVAATLSLVVGVASSLLWNVVARPW is encoded by the coding sequence ATGCGCCCGCTGCTGCTCCTCCCCGAGCTGCTGCTGGCCGCCGGTGCGCTCACCGCCCTGATCGGCGGCTCCTTCGTTCCCCGCCACCGGCAGTGGCTGTTGCGGATCCTCACCGCCGTGCTGCTCGTCACCACCATCGTCGCGGCGGCGTTGCCGCTGCGCGCGCCGGCGGCGACCGCCTTTGCCGACTCGTACGTCGTCGACCCGGCCACCGCGGTCGCCCGCATCCTCGCGGCGTCGGGCACCCTGCTCGTCCTGGCCGTGGCCGCCGACGAGATCGCCGGCAGCGCGCGGGAGAGCGACACGTACGCCCTGCTGCTCTTCGCCACCACCGGTGCCGTGCTGCTCGCCGGCGCGACCGACCTGCTCGTCCTCGCCGTCGGGTCCCTGCTCACCAGCATCCCGCTCTACGCGCTGATCGGTCTCGCGCGCACCCCACGAGGCGCCGAGGCGGCGATGAAGACGTACCTGCTGGGCGCCTTGTTCGGCATCCTCCTGCTGATCGGGGTGACCGTCCTGTCCGGGCTCACCGGCGGCACCACCTACGGCGAACTCACCGACCGGCTCGCCGGGGCGCCGCGGGCGGTGGTGACCGTCGCGGCCATCGCCGTGATCATCGGGCTGATGTTCGAGGCCGGCGGGGTGCCCGGCCACTTCTGGCTGCCCGACGCGGCCCAGGCGGCCAACGCCACGGCGGCGACCTTCCTCACCACGGTCCCCAAGATCGGCGCGTTGGTGGCGATCTACCGGCTCGCCGGCGTCCTTCCCGCGTCGTCGTCATGGCCGGCGCTGGTGGCGGCACTCGCGGTGGCGAGCATGACCTTGGGCAACCTCGCGGCCTACTGGCAGCCCGATCCCCGGCGGCTGCTCGGCTGGTCGACGGTCAGCCAGGTCGGTTTCCTGCTCGTACCGGTCGTGGCGGCCGGCCGCAGCGACCTCGCGCTACCCTCGCTGCTCGTATACCTCACCGGCTACACGGTGACCAACATCGCGGCGTTCGCCGTCAGCGCCGCCCTGCCGCGGCGTCGGCGCCTCGCCGACTGGCATGGCGTGGCCACCGGGCGGCCATGGCTGGCCGCCGCCCTTGTGGTGGCGTTGCTCGGCCTGGTCGGTACGCCACCGACCGCCGTGTTCGTCGGCAAGCTGACCACCGCGACGGCCGCCTGGGACGCCGGCTACGCCTGGCTGGCGGCCGTCGTGTTCGTCAATACGGCGATCAGCCTGTTCTACTACCTGCGCTGGGTCGCTGCGACCTGGCGCAGTCGCCGCTCGACAGTGCCGGCCAGCGGGGAAGCGGCACCGCCGGACGAAGGGGCGGAACGGCCCTGGTCGGGGCGACTTGCCGTGGTGGCCGCCACGCTCAGCCTGGTGGTGGGGGTCGCCTCGAGTCTGCTGTGGAACGTCGTGGCCCGACCTTGGTGA